The nucleotide window CTGGGCGTTGCAACTGACCGGTAGCGCTTCCTTGGCTTCTGGGCGCCAGGTCAGGCTGTAGATCAGCAATGCAATCAGGCTGATGGCGATCAGCAGGCCCAGCAGGGTGTAGCGCAGTAGACGGGTCATGGCTCGGCTTATAGCGTTACGGAATTGACTCCGAGCATAACCGAGAGCAGCGCCCAAGCCCAAGGTTAGAGCGGTCAGAGCCGCTCATCAGATTTTTCGGGCACATCGCCGATCAGCATGAACAAGCGGAACAGCACCACGCTGGTGAACAGTTGCAGAAAGCTGTGAGCGCTATCGATCAGCAGCGAAATCACCGGGTTCTGCGGTTCAGGGTAAGCCGCCAGCGTCGCTCCCTTGAGCACCCACAGCGGGCCCATCACGCACAGAATGCACACCAGAATGCGCAGGAAGTTTCCGCGGGTCAGGCGCAGGCTTTCCTTCATCGCCGCCAACGGCGCCAGGCCGCGCAGCACCAGCAGGTACTCACCGAATGCCAGCGTCACCATCAGCCAGATACCCGGCAGGAAATACAACGACAGGCCGATCAGGATCAGCAGCGTGTTGAGGGCGGTCAGCACGGCGAAGCGCGGCCACAAGGTCGCGGCGGTCGCCAGCAGGTCGCGGGTGCGCGGCGATTCGCCACGGCTACGGGCATCGAGAAACAGGATCAGCGCGGCGGTGTACAGCGGATACACCAGCAAGCCGACCATCACACTGATGCCGGCGAAACTGTCTGGCCCGGTCGAGTGGTCGACCACTTGTTGCAGCAGCGCCTCGAGAATCACCAGTGGCAGGCACAGCTGCACGATCTGGCGCAGATTGCGCTTGAAAAAATACAGAGAGTCACGCAGTACATCGAACGAATTCATCAGTCGGTATCGCAGGTTGAAAGCAGTGCCTCACTTTAACCGATCAAGCCCTTCGGGGCGCAAACGTAAACGTTCGGTAAAGGTCATTGAAACATCCTGTATCAGCCCCATTACTGGTGAGCACCTTATCCACTGTGGGTGAGGGCAACGATATTCCCGGCAATCTACGAGGTCGCCATGAACAGCGAAGAACAAACCCTGATCGATGGACTGTTTTCCCGGCTGCAACAGGCCGAAACGGACTCAGCCCCGCGCGACGCCCAGGCCGAGGCGCGGATCAAGGAGCACCTGACTCGCCAACCGGCGGCGGGCTATTTCATGACCCAGGCGATTCTGGTGCAAGAGGCCGCCATCAAGAGCCTCGACGAACAGAACAAGCAACTCGCCCAACAGGTCCAGCAATTGCAGGCTGAACTGCAATCGGCCAAGGCTCAGACGGCGGCTCCGGCGCCGAGCAGCGGTGGCTTTTTGTCGAGCATCTTCGGTGGCACTTCTCGTGATCCGCAGCCTGCGTCGACTCAAAGCGCAGCCCCGTCCAATGGTGGCTGGCGTGAACCGGGGCGGCCGTCGTTCAATGCCCAGCCGCCACAGCAAAACTTCGGCGCCGCACCGCAGCAGAACTATGCACCGCAACAACAAGCCCCAGCGGCCGGCAGCGGTTTCCTCGGTGGTGCATTGAAAACGGCAGCGGGCGTGGCCGGTGGCGTGATGCTGGCGCAAGGCATCAGCAGCCTGTTCCATCACAATCAGCAGCCGGAAGTGGTTGAGGTCATCAAGGAAGAACCGGCCCGGGTCAACGATCAGAGCGACAACGGCAATGGCTGGGGCGACGATCAGCGCGTGGCTGACAACTCCAGCGGTCAGGGCGGTTTCGCCGATGCTGATTACAACGATGACAGCTCGTCGTTCTTCGGCGGCGATGACGACTCCTTCGTCTGACTACATCTGTGGCGAGGGAGCAAGCTCCCTCGCCACATGGCCGATTATTCGCGGAACAATCCTTCGTGCTGGCATACTGGGCAACTTTTCGGGCCTGGCGCCTGATCCTGCCCGCGCTTCGGCACGCCAAAGAGGATGTACGGTGAAAAAAATCGCAGTGTTCGCCGATGTCCAGAACCTCTATTACACCGTGCGTCAGGCCTATGGTTGCCACTTCAACTATGCCGCTTTGTGGGCTGACATCAGCAAACAGGGGCAGATCGTCGAGGCCTATGCCTATGCGATCGATCGTGGCGACAGCAAGCAGCAGCAGTTTCAGCAGATCCTGCGCAATCTCGGCTTCATCGTGAAGCTCAAGCCCTACATCCAGCGCAGCGACGGTTCGGCCAAAGGTGACTGGGACGTGGGCATCACCCTCGACATCATGGACGCCGCCGACCATGTCGACGAAGTGGTGTTGGCCTCCGGCGACGGTGATTTCGACATGCTGCTGGAGCGCATCATCGCCAAGCACGGCGTGCAAGCGGTGGCTTACGGCGTGCCAGGCCTGACGGCCAATTCGCTGATCCGCGCCGCCAGCCGTTACGTGCCGATCGAAGGCGCGTTACTGCTCAAGAATTGATTTTTACGGAGTTGAAACAGGTTTGGAACGCATAGCAGTCATCGACTTTGAAACCACCGGGATCTCCCCGAGCAGCAGCTGCCGGGCCACGGAAATTGCCGTGGTGATTCTTGAACAGGGGCGCATCGTCGAGCGTTATCAAAGCCTGATGAACGCCGGCGTGCGGGTGCCGGCCTTTATCGAACAGCTCACCGGCATCAGCAACGCCATGCTGCGCACCGCGCCTTCGGCCGAGCAGGTGATGAACGAGGTCAATGAGTTCGTCGGCATCACCCCGCTGTTGGCGCACAACGCTGCGTTCGACCAGAAGTTCTGGGACTTTGAGCTTGGGCGAATCAAACGTACACGCTTGCAGAACTTTGCCTGCTCGCTGTTACTCGCCCGCCGCCTGATGCCCGCCGCCCCGAACCACAAACTCGGCACCCTCACCACTTACGCCAGCCTGCCCGATACCGGCAAGGCTCACCGGGCCATGGCCGATGCCGAAATGGCCGCCAACCTGACGGCGCATTTGGCTGAAGAGTTGCGGCAAAAGCATGGGTTGCGGGAGTTGTCCCATGATCTGCTGTGCAGCTTGCAGAAAGTGCCGGCGGCGAAGATCAATGAGCATCTGAAACGGCATCGCGGGTTTTAAGACCCACCACAAATCCTGTGGGAGCGGCGGTGCGGCGATCCGACTTGCCCGCGATGAGGCCATCACATTCAACATCTTTGTTGACTGACAGTCCGCTATCGCGGGCAAGCCCGCTCCCACAGGGGCGGTGCAACATCACGATTTGCCATTCCCTTCCAACTGCCCCAACGGCACCCGCTTCTCGATGGCGCTGGACAGCACGATCGAGGTCTTGCTGAACCCGAACGTAGCAACTCGGTTGATCAACTCTTCCAGCTCCGGCATCGAGCCCACCGCCGCTTGCATGATCACGCACGGGTCGCCGGTGACGCGATGGCATTCGGTGAGTTGTGGGATTTTGATCAGTTCGTCGTAGGTTTTCTGGTTGCCGTGCTGGTTCAGGCGCAGTTCGATGACGCACTGGATCGGCAGGCCGATTTTGGACATGTCGACCTTTGCCTGGTAGCCGGTGATCACCCCACAGGCCTCAAGTTTGGCCACTCGCTCGGCCACCGCCGGAGCGGACAGGTTCACCTTGCGCGCCAGTTCAGCGTAGGACGCACGACCGTTTTCCAACAGGGCGCTGAGGAGCATGCGGTCGTATTTGTCCATCGCAGTATTCCTGAAAAGTGACTGGCTTTCGAAAGCACGGTTTATAGCGTTGAACTCCGTGTTTTGAAAAGTGTACTGGCGCTATAAACAGGTTTTGTAGCTTATTTTCCGCCGTTGGCCTTTCTAGAATAGCGGCTCTCTTTGTTTTGTTCTCGAGCTGCCCATGTCTGGCATACGCCGTTTTTCCTTACCGCTGATCGCTGCTTTTTTTGCGCTGTACGTGATTTGGGGGTCGACCTATCTGGTGATTCGCATCGGTGTGCAGTACTGGCCGCCGTTGCTGCTCGGCGGTATCCGTTTCGTGATCGCCGGGACGTTGATGTACGCGTTCCTGCGCTGGCGCGGGGCACCGGCACCGACCTGGGCGCAGTGGAAGGCCGCGGGGATTATCGGGATTTTGCTGCTGACTTGCGGTAACGGCGCGGTCAGCGTGGCTGAACACACCGGTGTCGCCTCCGGCGTTGCAGCATTGGCGGTGGCGACGGTGCCGCTGTTTACGTTGTTGTGCGGATATTTCTGGGGCGCGCGTAATACCCGTCTCGAATGGGCCGGGATTGTGCTCGGGCTGATCGGCATCGCCATGCTCAACCTCGGTTCAAACCTGCAGTCGAGCCCGTTGGGTGCGGCGTTGTTGGTATTCGCGGCAGCGTCCTGGGCGTTCGGTTCGGTGTGGAGCAAGCACTTGCCGTTGCCTCAGGGCCCGATGGCCAGTGCCGTGGAAATGCTGGTGGGCGGCGTGGCGTTGCTGATCGGCAGCGCGGTGAGTGGCGAACGTCTGGACAGTCTGCCGCCGATCGAAGGCTGGGCGGCGCTGGCGTACCTGACCATTTTCGGTTCGATCATCGCCTTCAATGCCTACATGTACCTGTTGAAACACGTGCGTCCGGCAGCGGCCACCAGTTATGCCTACGTCAACCCGGCGGTGGCGGTGTTGCTGGGTATCGTGTTTGTCGGCGAGACCATCGGTATCGAGGAAGCGCTGGCCATGGCGGTGATCATCAGTGCCGTGGTGTTGATCGGGTTGCCGCAGTGGCGCCGAGGTGCAGATCGGCCTGCCGTAGCGGTGCCGACAGAATCCCGCGCGAATTAGGGTAAACTGCGCGCCATTGCACACTCGTTTTGCACAACCGCGCTGATTTTTCCTACGGTACTCCCATGACTTTCGCCACCCTTGGCCTGATCGAACCCTTGCTGCGCGCTCTCGAGACGCTCGGCTACCAGACCCCGACGCCGGTTCAGACGCAAGCGATTCCGGCGGTGCTGGCCGGTCGCGACCTGATGGCCGCGGCCCAGACCGGCACCGGCAAGACTGCCGGTTTCGCCTTGCCGCTGCTGCAATTGCTGGCCATGGAAGGGCCGAAAGTCAGCGCCAACTCCGTGCGCGCGCTGATCCTGGTGCCGACCCGCGAACTGGCCGAGCAGGTTCACGAAAGCGTGCGTCAGTACGCCGAGAACCTGCCGTTGAGCACATACGCGGTGTACGGCGGCGTCAGCATCAACCCGCAAATGATGAAGCTGCGCAAAGGCGTTGATCTGTTGGTGGCGACCCCGGGCCGCTTGCTCGACCTGTTCCGCCAGAACGCGCTCAAGTTCAACCAGTTGCAAACCCTGGTGCTGGACGAAGCCGATCGCATGCTCGATCTGGGCTTCTCCGAAGAACTGGGGAACATTTACAAGGCGCTGCCGAAGAAGCGCCAGACGCTGTTGTTCTCCGCGACCTTCTCCGACGCCATCCGCACCCTGGCCGGGCAAATGCTCAACGACCCGCTGAGCATCGAAGTCAGCCCGCGCAACGTCGCAGCCAACACTGTTAAACAGTGGGTGGTGACGGTGGACAAGAAGCGCAAGCCGGAGCTGTTCGTTCACTTGATGCGCAAGGGCAAGTGGAAGCAGGTGCTGGTATTCGCCAAGACCCGTAACGGCGTAGACGCGCTGGTGGAAAAACTCCAGGGCCTGGGCATCAACGCTGACGGCATCCACGGCGACAAACCTCAGGCAACCCGTCAGCGAGCGCTGGATCGTTTCAAGGCCAGCGAAGTGCAGATACTTGTAGCCACCGACGTGGCCGCCCGTGGTCTGGATATCGAAGATTTGCCGTTGGTGGTCAACTTCGACCTGCCGATCGTGGCGGAGGACTACATCCACCGCATCGGCCGTACCGGCCGTGCGGGTTCAACCGGCGAGGCAATTTCGCTGGTCTGCGCCGATGAAGTGAATCAGCTGTCAGCCATCGAGATGTTGACCCGTCAGACGCTGACTCGCCAGATGGAGCAGGATTTCGAGCCTGAACACCGCGTGCCGGATACCGATGCCAGCGGTCAGGTGATCAAGAAGCCGAAAAAACCGAAGAAGCCCAAGACCTCCGGTGGCGGCAAGCGCAACCTGGGTAAATGGGTCGAGAGCGGTGATGCGTCGGCGCCGGAGCCTTCGATCAAGCCTGTGCGTAAAGTGCCGGTGTTCAATACCGGGCCGCGTAAGCGTAAGCCTTGATTAAACGCTGCGCCTGTCAGGCCACCATCGCGAGCAGGCTCGCTCCCACATTGACCGTATTCTTATGAAAGAACTCGGTCACCTGTGGGAGCGAGCCTGCTCGCGATGGACGCGCCTCGGTCTTCAATCCTTGCGCCGCAACCACTCCACCATCCCCAACCCCGCCGCTCGACCACTGGCGAAACACGCGGTCAGCAGATAGCCGCCGGTCGGCGCTTCCCAATCGAGCATTTCCCCCGCGCAGAACACGCCGGGCAGTTGCTTGAGCATCAAACGTTCATCCATCGTCTCGAACATCACGCCCCCCGCGCTGCTGATGGCTTCGTCCAATGGCCGGGTTTTCATCAGCGTCAGTGGCAATGCCTTGATCGCTTTGGCCAGCAGCGCCGGATCGGCAAAACATTCAACCGGTGTCAGCTCGCGCAACAACGCCGCTTTCACGCCATCAAGCCCAAGCTGACTGTGCAGGTGTTTGGCCATGGAGCGTGATCCGCGCGGTTTGTTCAGCGCCGCCTGAACTTTATCCACAGGCTTGCCCGGCAACAGATCGAGATGAATGGTTGCCGAGCCGTGCTGATTGATCGCTTCGCGGATCGGTGCCGACAGGGCGTAGATCAAACTGCCTTCAATCCCCGTGGCAGTGATCACACACTCCCCGAGTCGCGGCACGTCGTCATTGAGGCCAATGGCGATGTTTTTCAGCGGGCTGCCTGCGAATTTGCTGACCATCAATTCGCTCCAGGCCTGCACCTCGAAGCCGCAATTGCTCGGTTGCAACGGCGTCAGTCCTACACCGCGCTGTTCCAGCGGCAGCATCCAGGCACCGTCCGAACCGAGGCGCGACCAACTGCCGCCGCCGAGGGCCAGTAAGGTCGCATTCGCTTGAACGGTTTTTTCGCCTTCGGGGCTGTCGATACGCAAGTCACCGTTGTCATCCCAACCGAGCCAGCGATGGCGGGTGTGGATAACTACGCCGGCATCGCGCAGGCGTTTGAGCCAGGCACGCAACAGGGGCGCGGCTTTCATGTCGGTAGGAAACACCCGGCCGGAGCTGCCGACAAAGGTTTCGATGCCCAGGTCATGAATCCATTGGCACAAGGCTTCGGCACCGAAGGCTCGCAGCAGCGGTGCAATCTGCGGAGCCCGTTCGGCGTAGCGTGAGAGAAATGCGGGGTAGGCCTCGGAATGGGTGATGTTCATGCCGCCGACACCGGCGAGGAGGAATTTTCGCCCCACTGAAGGCATGCCGTCGTACAGGTCGACCTTGATTCCTGCCTGGCTCAACACTTCAGCCGCCATCAAACCGGCGGGACCGCCACCGATGATGGCGACGTTTGAGGGGAGGGAAGTGGAGGGCTGGGTCATGGCGAGAGCTGCGGCGTGGCGGAATAAGCCGCGCATTCTAGCAGTGCGCGATAACGGTGGGAGCAGGCTTGCCCGCGATAGCGGACTGTCAGGCAACAATGATGTTGAATGTACCGGCCTCATCGCGGGCAAGCCCGCTCCCACAGGGATCATGGGTGTGTTCAAGAGCTGATCAAAAAACAACCACTCCGTTGCACGCTATAGGTAGCATGGCCTGCAGGCCCTTTCACTCAGGTTATCCACAGGCGGTTCCACAGGCATTGTGGGTAAAGGCCCACACCTCAATGACAACCTGATGACTGCCAGACCCGTTGGGCGCTGTGATGGAGGATGCCATGACGGCGCGCCAGGGCTTTGCGGTCCTTGCTGTAACCGCCGCCGATCACGCCGACCAGCGGAATATCCCGGCCCAGGCAATGACGCATCACGCTTTCGTCGCGAGCGGCGACGCCTTCGTCTGTCAGTTTCAGATAGCCCAAAGCGTCGTCCTTATGCACGTCGACACCGGCGTCGTACAGCACCAGATCCGGTTGGTAGAGCGGCAGCAAATAGTTGAGCGCATCGTCCACCACCTTCAGGTAGTCGGCATCGCCCATGCCCATGGGCAAGGGGATGTCCCAGTCGCTT belongs to Pseudomonas sp. B21-015 and includes:
- the yedA gene encoding drug/metabolite exporter YedA, which translates into the protein MSGIRRFSLPLIAAFFALYVIWGSTYLVIRIGVQYWPPLLLGGIRFVIAGTLMYAFLRWRGAPAPTWAQWKAAGIIGILLLTCGNGAVSVAEHTGVASGVAALAVATVPLFTLLCGYFWGARNTRLEWAGIVLGLIGIAMLNLGSNLQSSPLGAALLVFAAASWAFGSVWSKHLPLPQGPMASAVEMLVGGVALLIGSAVSGERLDSLPPIEGWAALAYLTIFGSIIAFNAYMYLLKHVRPAAATSYAYVNPAVAVLLGIVFVGETIGIEEALAMAVIISAVVLIGLPQWRRGADRPAVAVPTESRAN
- a CDS encoding DEAD/DEAH box helicase, whose amino-acid sequence is MTFATLGLIEPLLRALETLGYQTPTPVQTQAIPAVLAGRDLMAAAQTGTGKTAGFALPLLQLLAMEGPKVSANSVRALILVPTRELAEQVHESVRQYAENLPLSTYAVYGGVSINPQMMKLRKGVDLLVATPGRLLDLFRQNALKFNQLQTLVLDEADRMLDLGFSEELGNIYKALPKKRQTLLFSATFSDAIRTLAGQMLNDPLSIEVSPRNVAANTVKQWVVTVDKKRKPELFVHLMRKGKWKQVLVFAKTRNGVDALVEKLQGLGINADGIHGDKPQATRQRALDRFKASEVQILVATDVAARGLDIEDLPLVVNFDLPIVAEDYIHRIGRTGRAGSTGEAISLVCADEVNQLSAIEMLTRQTLTRQMEQDFEPEHRVPDTDASGQVIKKPKKPKKPKTSGGGKRNLGKWVESGDASAPEPSIKPVRKVPVFNTGPRKRKP
- a CDS encoding TIGR03862 family flavoprotein, with protein sequence MTQPSTSLPSNVAIIGGGPAGLMAAEVLSQAGIKVDLYDGMPSVGRKFLLAGVGGMNITHSEAYPAFLSRYAERAPQIAPLLRAFGAEALCQWIHDLGIETFVGSSGRVFPTDMKAAPLLRAWLKRLRDAGVVIHTRHRWLGWDDNGDLRIDSPEGEKTVQANATLLALGGGSWSRLGSDGAWMLPLEQRGVGLTPLQPSNCGFEVQAWSELMVSKFAGSPLKNIAIGLNDDVPRLGECVITATGIEGSLIYALSAPIREAINQHGSATIHLDLLPGKPVDKVQAALNKPRGSRSMAKHLHSQLGLDGVKAALLRELTPVECFADPALLAKAIKALPLTLMKTRPLDEAISSAGGVMFETMDERLMLKQLPGVFCAGEMLDWEAPTGGYLLTACFASGRAAGLGMVEWLRRKD
- a CDS encoding Lrp/AsnC family transcriptional regulator: MDKYDRMLLSALLENGRASYAELARKVNLSAPAVAERVAKLEACGVITGYQAKVDMSKIGLPIQCVIELRLNQHGNQKTYDELIKIPQLTECHRVTGDPCVIMQAAVGSMPELEELINRVATFGFSKTSIVLSSAIEKRVPLGQLEGNGKS
- a CDS encoding DUF2076 domain-containing protein, giving the protein MNSEEQTLIDGLFSRLQQAETDSAPRDAQAEARIKEHLTRQPAAGYFMTQAILVQEAAIKSLDEQNKQLAQQVQQLQAELQSAKAQTAAPAPSSGGFLSSIFGGTSRDPQPASTQSAAPSNGGWREPGRPSFNAQPPQQNFGAAPQQNYAPQQQAPAAGSGFLGGALKTAAGVAGGVMLAQGISSLFHHNQQPEVVEVIKEEPARVNDQSDNGNGWGDDQRVADNSSGQGGFADADYNDDSSSFFGGDDDSFV
- a CDS encoding NYN domain-containing protein — protein: MKKIAVFADVQNLYYTVRQAYGCHFNYAALWADISKQGQIVEAYAYAIDRGDSKQQQFQQILRNLGFIVKLKPYIQRSDGSAKGDWDVGITLDIMDAADHVDEVVLASGDGDFDMLLERIIAKHGVQAVAYGVPGLTANSLIRAASRYVPIEGALLLKN
- a CDS encoding PolC-type DNA polymerase III, producing MERIAVIDFETTGISPSSSCRATEIAVVILEQGRIVERYQSLMNAGVRVPAFIEQLTGISNAMLRTAPSAEQVMNEVNEFVGITPLLAHNAAFDQKFWDFELGRIKRTRLQNFACSLLLARRLMPAAPNHKLGTLTTYASLPDTGKAHRAMADAEMAANLTAHLAEELRQKHGLRELSHDLLCSLQKVPAAKINEHLKRHRGF
- a CDS encoding YciC family protein, producing the protein MNSFDVLRDSLYFFKRNLRQIVQLCLPLVILEALLQQVVDHSTGPDSFAGISVMVGLLVYPLYTAALILFLDARSRGESPRTRDLLATAATLWPRFAVLTALNTLLILIGLSLYFLPGIWLMVTLAFGEYLLVLRGLAPLAAMKESLRLTRGNFLRILVCILCVMGPLWVLKGATLAAYPEPQNPVISLLIDSAHSFLQLFTSVVLFRLFMLIGDVPEKSDERL